From Bacteroidota bacterium:
AATTGCCGACAAACATAAACGATCCGAATTGTTTTCATCTGTCAGACAAGAATTTGTTGATACTCTTGAAGAAACAGAAGCATCTGCTAAAATGAGTTTGATTAAGCGTTATTTTCATGATATAGAAAAAGAAGCAGTTCGGAATAGTGTATTAGAAACAAGAATTAGAATTGACGGAAGAAAATTAGACGAAATCAGACCCATTTGGTCAGAAGTTGACTATTTACCTTCTGCTCATGGTTCAGCAATTTTCACAAGAGGAGAAACCCAATCGTTGGTTACCGTCACACTTGGATCAAAAATGGATGAGCAACTGATTGATGGTGCCATTATTAATGGTAAAAACAATTTCTTGCTGCACTATAATTTCCCTTCATACTCTACAGGAGAAGCCCGGCCAAACAGAGGTACTGGCCGTAGAGAAATCGGACACGGAAATTTAGCAATGCGTGCGTTAAAACATGTAATTCCTCACGGAGTAGTTAACCCATACACCGTTAGAATCGTTTCAGATATTCTTGAATCAAATGGTTCTTCGTCTATGGCATCAGTATGCGGTGGCACCCTTGCATTGATGGATGCAGGTGTAAAAATCACCAAACCTGTTTCAGGAATTGCCATGGGATTGATCGCAGATACCAATACCGGCAAATACGCTGTATTATCTGATATCCTTGGCGATGAAGATCATTTAGGGGATATGGATTTTAAAGTTACCGGTACACGTGATGGGATTACTGCCTGTCAAATGGATATTAAAGTCGACGGTCTCTCATATCAGGTACTTGAAGAAGCGCTAGAACAAGCAAAACAAGGACGTTTGCATATCTTAGGAGAAATGGAAAAAACCATTTCAACTCCACGTGAAGATTACAAACCTCATGTTCCCCGTATCGAAAAGATGATCATTCCTAAAGAATTTATTGGAGCGGTTATTGGCCCAGGTGGTAAAATCATTCAGGAATTACAGCTAACTACAAATACAACAATTGTCATCGAAGAAATTGACAATATGGGGGTAATTGATATTGTTTCTAAAAACAAAGAAGATATCGAAGCTGCTAAAAACCGTATCAAACAAATAGTTGCAATACCTGAAGTAGGCGAAATTTATCAGGGTGTTGTGAAAAACATTGTTCCTTTCGGAGCATTTGTTGAAATTATGCCGGGTAAAGATGGCTTGCTGCATATTTCTGAAGTTAACTGGGATCGACTGGAAACAGTTGAATCTGTGTTAAAAGTTGGAGATAAAATTGAAGTTAAACTGATTGGGGTAGATGCAAAAACAGGGAAGCTTAAACTCTCACGAAAAGTGCTTTTACCAAAACCAGAAAAGAAGTAATATTTTTGTAACATAATTATGAATGCCTCGTAAAATACGGGGCACGACAAAATTAATATTTCTCAAAAAAAATGCGACAACTAAAAATCACCAAACAGGTTACCAATCGCGAAACAGCTTCTTTGGACAAATACCTGCAAGAAATTGGAAAAGTAGAACTCATTACTGCTGATGAAGAAGTATTACTGGCTCAACGAATTAAACAAGGCGATAGAGCTGCTTTAGAAAAGCTTACGAAAGCTAACTTAAGGTTCGTTGTTTCAGTATCAAAACAGTATCAAAATCAAGGTTTAAGTTTGCCCGATTTAATTAATGAAGGTAATTTAGGTTTGATTAAAGCGGCACAACGTTTCGACGAAACCAGAGGATTTAAGTTTATTTCCTATGCCGTTTGGTGGATCCGACAATCAATCCTTCAAGCATTAGCTGAGCAATCACGTATTGTACGTTTACCCTTAAATAAAATCGGGGCGATCAATAAGATTAACAAAGCTTATGCAAAACTTGAGCAAAAATTTGAGCGCGAACCAAATCATGATGAAATTGCTGATTTACTTGAATGTTCGGAAACTGAGGTTAAAGAATCCATTAAGAATTCAGGTCGTCACATTTCAATGGACGCTCCATTGGTGCAGGATGAAGACAATAACATGTACGATGTTCTCAGAAACGATGAAGGCCCAACTCCTGAAACCGAACTATTGTATGATTCGCTCCGAAAAGAAATTGACAGGGCTGTTTCTACCCTTACCCCTCGTGAAGCTGACGTAGTAAAACTGTACTTTGGCTTAAATGGCGGACATCCAATGACTTTAGAAGAAATTGGTGAAAAATTTGACCTTACACGTGAAAGAGTTAGGCAAATAAAAGAAAAAGCAATAAGGAGGTTAAAACACACCTCACGAAGCAAAATACTTAAAACTTATTTAGGTTAATAGCAAAAACGTCCGATCAACCGGACGTTTTTTTTTTTACTTTTGAATCACAAAATAAATATTTATGAGCCATTTAATTGCCCCCTCATTATTATCAGCCGACTTTGGAAATTTAAAATCCGACATCGAACTCATAAACAGAAGCAAAGCCGACTGGTTTCATGTGGATGTAATGGATGGTATTTTTGTTCCAAATATTTCATTCGGTCAGCCCATTATTAAACAGATCAAAAAACACGCTCAGAAACCTTTAGACGTGCATTTAATGATTATCGATCCCGATCGGTATTTTCAAGACTTTAAAGATGCAGGTGCGGATATCCTCACCATTCATTACGAAGCCTGCAATCATTTACATCGTTCTATCCAAGCCATAAAAGCCTTGGGGATGAAAGCCGGGGTCGTATTAAACCCACATACTCCTGTTCATGTTCTTGAAGATATTATTACAGAACTTGACCTAGTTCTGCTCATGTCAGTTAATCCCGGTTTTGGGGGACAAAAATTTATTGAAAACACATTCAACAAGATTTCAAAACTTAAAAAACTGATTAAAGACAATAAAGCAAATACCCTTATAGAAATAGATGGTGGAGTTACCCTCCAAAATGCGCCTAAACTTATCAATGCAGGGGCAAATGTTTTAGTTGCCGGAAATACCGTGTTTGCTTCACAAAATCCGGAACAAACCATTGCTGAATTAAAACAAATTCAAACTTAAACCAATGCAGTTTAATGTACTTGTAGTATCGGATGGTACCGGCCGTACAGCCCAGCAAGCCCTTGATGCTGCACTTACACAATTTCCCGGAATTGAAATTAATATTATCGTCAGAGCTCACATCCGTACTAAAAATGAAATAAAAACAATTATTCGTGAAGCCATCGATGCAAATGCTTTCATCTTACACACCATTGTACAGAATGAAATCAGGCACGAATTAATTCGTGATGGAAGAATAAACAATATCGAAACCATTGATTTAATGGGCCCTTTATTGGCTCGATTGGGTCATCAATTTGAAAATAACCCGGTTCAAAAACCCGGCTTATTTCATACCCGGAATAAGGAATATTTTCAGCGTATTGATGCTATGCAGTTTGCATTTAGTCATGATGATGGGCTTCGGCACCATGAATTGGATAAAGCAGAAATTATTCTTGTGGGCGTATCGCGAACATTTAAAACGCCATTAA
This genomic window contains:
- a CDS encoding polyribonucleotide nucleotidyltransferase, which produces MSKLGLSKSFQLEDGRTVTIETGKLAKQADGSVVVRMDDTMLLATVVANKEAKEDVDFMPLSVDYKEKYAATGKFPGGFFKREARASDYEVLIARLVDRALRPLFPADFHAETQVLIELISGNANTPPDALAALAASAALAVSNIPFNGPISEVRVAKIDGKMVINPSFADLERAELEMIVAATIENIMMVEGEMKEVSEADMLNAIKTAHEAIKIQCQIQLDLAAEVEKARTKREYCHEQNDEDLKTQIKNFTYDKLYKIAGSSIADKHKRSELFSSVRQEFVDTLEETEASAKMSLIKRYFHDIEKEAVRNSVLETRIRIDGRKLDEIRPIWSEVDYLPSAHGSAIFTRGETQSLVTVTLGSKMDEQLIDGAIINGKNNFLLHYNFPSYSTGEARPNRGTGRREIGHGNLAMRALKHVIPHGVVNPYTVRIVSDILESNGSSSMASVCGGTLALMDAGVKITKPVSGIAMGLIADTNTGKYAVLSDILGDEDHLGDMDFKVTGTRDGITACQMDIKVDGLSYQVLEEALEQAKQGRLHILGEMEKTISTPREDYKPHVPRIEKMIIPKEFIGAVIGPGGKIIQELQLTTNTTIVIEEIDNMGVIDIVSKNKEDIEAAKNRIKQIVAIPEVGEIYQGVVKNIVPFGAFVEIMPGKDGLLHISEVNWDRLETVESVLKVGDKIEVKLIGVDAKTGKLKLSRKVLLPKPEKK
- a CDS encoding sigma-70 family RNA polymerase sigma factor, whose translation is MRQLKITKQVTNRETASLDKYLQEIGKVELITADEEVLLAQRIKQGDRAALEKLTKANLRFVVSVSKQYQNQGLSLPDLINEGNLGLIKAAQRFDETRGFKFISYAVWWIRQSILQALAEQSRIVRLPLNKIGAINKINKAYAKLEQKFEREPNHDEIADLLECSETEVKESIKNSGRHISMDAPLVQDEDNNMYDVLRNDEGPTPETELLYDSLRKEIDRAVSTLTPREADVVKLYFGLNGGHPMTLEEIGEKFDLTRERVRQIKEKAIRRLKHTSRSKILKTYLG
- a CDS encoding ribulose-phosphate 3-epimerase translates to MSHLIAPSLLSADFGNLKSDIELINRSKADWFHVDVMDGIFVPNISFGQPIIKQIKKHAQKPLDVHLMIIDPDRYFQDFKDAGADILTIHYEACNHLHRSIQAIKALGMKAGVVLNPHTPVHVLEDIITELDLVLLMSVNPGFGGQKFIENTFNKISKLKKLIKDNKANTLIEIDGGVTLQNAPKLINAGANVLVAGNTVFASQNPEQTIAELKQIQT
- a CDS encoding kinase/pyrophosphorylase, which translates into the protein MQFNVLVVSDGTGRTAQQALDAALTQFPGIEINIIVRAHIRTKNEIKTIIREAIDANAFILHTIVQNEIRHELIRDGRINNIETIDLMGPLLARLGHQFENNPVQKPGLFHTRNKEYFQRIDAMQFAFSHDDGLRHHELDKAEIILVGVSRTFKTPLSIYFAYKGWFVANIPLILGIEPPKELFEVNPEKVFGLTTTANRLSALRQVREEHLGGQTGNYANLQHVKEELWFSQRLYEQNPKWSVIKVTGKSIEEIAADILATIKPRIS